One segment of Pseudomonas pohangensis DNA contains the following:
- a CDS encoding DnrP protein — protein sequence MTNCLYCQCDNPDNAADCHNCGMLLPSRSQFAAERRERRFIWFCAALTVFCLVMSIWLPRALS from the coding sequence CCTGTATTGCCAGTGTGACAACCCGGACAATGCCGCTGACTGCCACAACTGCGGCATGCTCCTGCCCAGCCGGAGCCAGTTTGCCGCAGAGCGGCGCGAACGCCGCTTCATCTGGTTCTGTGCCGCCCTGACGGTGTTTTGCCTGGTCATGTCAATCTGGCTGCCGCGTGCATTGTCCTGA